A genomic segment from Stegostoma tigrinum isolate sSteTig4 chromosome 1, sSteTig4.hap1, whole genome shotgun sequence encodes:
- the LOC125453340 gene encoding calcium and integrin-binding family member 2-like: MGSKQSIFTEEQLDEYQDCTVFTRKEILRLYHRYHSLAPEIVPCHFNDCADIKLPLELISEMPELKENPFHQKVLQVFSEDKQNKMSFNDFLNMFSILSDLTPQHLKAHYAFKVYDFNSDNFICQSDVEVMLAKLTGDELSDEEVQLVCNKVMEEGDLDGDGKLSFTDFEYMITRAPDFMSTFHIRI; encoded by the exons ATGGGAAGTAAACAAAGCATATTTACAGAGGAACAGTTGGATGAATATCAG gattGTACTGTTTTCACAAGGAAAGAAATTCTGAG GTTATATCACCGGTATCATTCCTTGGCACCAGAGATTGTTCCATGTCACTTCAATGATTGCGCAGATATCAAACTACCTCTGGAACTCATTAGTGAGATGCCAGAGCTAAAG GAAAATCCCTTTCACCAAAAAGTTCTTCAAGTATTTTCTGAGGATAAGCAGAATAAAATGTCATTTAATGACTTTCTAAATATGTTCTCCATCTTAAGTGATCTGACACCTCAGCATTTAAAGGCACATTACGCATTTAAAGTTTATG ACTTCAACAGTGATAACTTCATTTGCCAATCAGATGTGGAGGTGATGCTTGCTAAGCTTACAGGCGACGAACTGTCAGACGAAGAAGTTCAGTTGGTGTGCAATAAAGTCATGGAGGAAGGAGACTTAGATGGTGATGGAAAGCTTTCTTTCACCGACTTTGAGTACATGATCACTCGTGCTCCAGATTTTATGAG caccttccacattAGAATCTGA